In Gemmatimonadaceae bacterium, one DNA window encodes the following:
- a CDS encoding alpha/beta hydrolase: MKDNELPVQGTQHWVLQDALRLFLWEKCQGTPQGKPVLVLAHGSATAGRESFDLKVPGRPEYSLMDFLAKQGFDVFAPDMRGFGSSTKPEGHITTEQAASDLNAVVDFICKLRGVPQVQLLAWSWGTQYSGQFVMAHPHKVARYAAYAQMHADSPDLKARRERLATFQRAPYIRITEQGWKLRFNSLTPEDVNDPVVMDAFAKSATLVELKSPTGPQVDLLTRQPLIDATKITVPTMLIHGQYDDVADLEGLLPFFTALPNPDKQYTVIPDGGHMLHLQKGYARFQRAVANWFAVR, translated from the coding sequence ATGAAAGACAACGAGCTGCCCGTGCAGGGCACACAGCACTGGGTGTTACAGGACGCGCTGCGCCTCTTCCTCTGGGAAAAATGCCAGGGCACCCCCCAGGGCAAGCCCGTGTTGGTGCTGGCCCACGGCTCGGCCACGGCCGGCCGCGAGAGCTTCGACCTCAAGGTGCCGGGGCGGCCCGAGTACAGCCTGATGGACTTTCTGGCGAAACAGGGTTTCGACGTCTTCGCGCCCGACATGCGCGGCTTCGGCAGCTCCACCAAGCCCGAGGGGCACATCACGACCGAGCAGGCCGCTTCTGACCTGAATGCCGTGGTGGACTTCATCTGCAAGCTGCGGGGCGTGCCGCAGGTGCAGCTGCTGGCCTGGTCCTGGGGCACGCAGTACAGTGGCCAGTTCGTGATGGCCCATCCGCACAAGGTGGCGCGCTATGCGGCCTACGCGCAGATGCACGCCGACAGCCCGGATCTGAAGGCGCGACGCGAGCGTCTCGCCACCTTCCAGCGTGCGCCTTACATCCGTATCACGGAGCAGGGCTGGAAGCTGCGCTTCAATTCCCTGACGCCCGAGGATGTCAACGACCCCGTGGTCATGGACGCCTTCGCCAAGTCCGCGACCCTGGTCGAGCTCAAGTCACCGACGGGCCCGCAGGTGGACCTGCTCACACGCCAGCCGCTGATCGATGCCACGAAGATCACCGTGCCGACGATGCTGATCCACGGCCAGTACGACGACGTGGCCGATCTCGAGGGGCTGCTGCCCTTCTTCACGGCCCTGCCCAACCCGGACAAGCAGTACACCGTGATTCCGGACGGCGGGCATATGCTGCATCTGCAGAAGGGGTATGCGCGCTTTCAGCGCGCGGTCGCGAACTGGTTCGCCGTGCGCTGA
- a CDS encoding nitronate monooxygenase, protein MTLQDLLGTELPLIQAPMAGVQGSALAIAVSNAGGLGSLPCAMLAPEALRAELEKIRAQTTQPYNVNFFCHRPPEPDERREAMWRQSLAHYYREYDIDPATIPAGPGRRPFDAVAADLLAEFRPPVVSFHFGLPDEALLARVRSWGARVLSSATTVEEARWLEAHGVDAVIAQGLEAGGHRGHFLSDDLTSQAGTFALLPQIVRAVHVPVIAAGGIADAAGVRAALALGAAGVQVGTAYLLCPEATTSAVHRAALQSEAARHTALTNLYTGRPARGILTRLMREQGPMSPLAPAFPLATSAVAPLRTKAEAAGLGDFTPLWAGQNTSGCRAVPAAELTRQLMDR, encoded by the coding sequence ATGACGCTGCAAGACTTGCTGGGCACGGAACTGCCCCTGATCCAGGCGCCCATGGCGGGCGTGCAGGGCAGCGCGCTGGCCATCGCCGTGTCGAATGCCGGGGGGCTGGGCTCGCTGCCCTGCGCCATGCTGGCCCCCGAGGCCCTGCGCGCCGAGCTGGAAAAGATCCGTGCGCAGACCACGCAACCTTACAACGTCAACTTCTTCTGTCACCGCCCCCCCGAGCCCGATGAACGCCGTGAAGCGATGTGGCGCCAGAGCCTGGCCCACTACTACCGCGAATACGACATCGATCCCGCCACCATCCCCGCCGGCCCGGGGCGTCGCCCCTTCGATGCCGTGGCGGCCGATCTGCTGGCCGAGTTCAGGCCGCCCGTCGTGAGCTTCCATTTCGGCCTGCCGGACGAGGCCCTGCTGGCGCGTGTGCGCAGCTGGGGCGCCAGGGTGCTGTCCTCGGCCACCACGGTGGAGGAGGCGCGCTGGCTCGAAGCCCATGGCGTGGATGCCGTCATCGCCCAGGGCCTGGAGGCCGGCGGTCACCGTGGGCATTTCCTCTCGGACGATCTCACGAGCCAGGCCGGCACCTTCGCCCTGCTGCCGCAGATCGTGCGCGCGGTGCACGTGCCGGTGATTGCCGCTGGCGGCATTGCCGATGCGGCCGGGGTGCGTGCAGCGCTGGCGCTGGGTGCGGCCGGCGTGCAGGTGGGCACGGCCTATCTGCTCTGCCCCGAGGCCACGACCAGCGCCGTGCACCGTGCGGCGCTGCAGAGCGAAGCGGCGCGTCACACGGCACTGACCAATCTCTACACCGGCCGCCCGGCGCGCGGCATCCTGACGCGCCTGATGCGCGAGCAAGGGCCCATGAGTCCTCTGGCGCCGGCCTTTCCGCTGGCCACCTCCGCCGTGGCGCCGTTGCGCACCAAGGCCGAGGCGGCGGGTTTGGGTGACTTTACGCCCCTCTGGGCTGGACAGAACACCAGTGGCTGTCGTGCGGTGCCGGCGGCCGAGCTCACGCGCCAGCTGATGGACCGTTGA
- a CDS encoding DUF4399 domain-containing protein, protein MSLAALLAGLQPALAQHTGHHLVAATSAAPATAASNVPEIVPHPWVTLPPTRSPESYFTNLQDEEVRESPFVLRFGLSMRGLVPAGKTAGRAGHHHLLVNQPLPLDFTKPLPFTEKYIHFGKGQMETVINLPPGKYELRMLLADEGHIPFFVYSKPLTLTISKQNKDVNPASLAGPARIEIMSPPAGETLRPPFRVQFHASGYNISHVGAKAPDTGHFRLVLERAGRKPEVMNFLAGQTEVWLNPPADDYALRLELVSGTTGAVMAQAEPHSLKVVAR, encoded by the coding sequence ATGTCCCTCGCTGCCCTGCTGGCTGGTCTGCAGCCCGCACTGGCGCAGCACACAGGCCATCATCTTGTGGCCGCAACGTCCGCTGCGCCAGCGACCGCGGCGTCCAACGTGCCCGAGATCGTGCCCCACCCCTGGGTCACGCTGCCGCCCACGCGCTCGCCCGAGTCCTATTTCACCAATCTCCAGGATGAGGAAGTCCGGGAGTCGCCCTTCGTGCTGCGCTTTGGTCTGTCCATGCGCGGCCTCGTGCCCGCGGGCAAGACCGCGGGGCGCGCGGGTCACCATCACCTGCTCGTGAACCAGCCGCTGCCACTGGATTTCACCAAGCCGCTGCCCTTCACCGAGAAGTACATCCACTTCGGCAAGGGGCAGATGGAGACCGTCATCAATCTGCCGCCGGGCAAGTACGAGCTGCGCATGCTGCTGGCTGACGAAGGACATATTCCCTTCTTCGTCTACAGCAAACCGCTGACGCTGACCATCAGCAAGCAGAACAAGGATGTGAATCCGGCCAGCCTGGCGGGGCCGGCACGCATTGAGATCATGAGCCCGCCGGCCGGCGAGACCTTGCGCCCGCCCTTCCGCGTGCAGTTCCATGCCAGTGGCTACAACATCTCGCACGTGGGTGCCAAGGCGCCGGACACCGGGCACTTTCGCCTGGTGCTCGAGCGCGCCGGTCGCAAACCGGAAGTCATGAACTTTCTCGCCGGGCAGACCGAGGTCTGGCTCAATCCGCCGGCCGATGACTATGCGCTGCGGCTGGAGCTGGTCAGTGGCACGACCGGTGCCGTGATGGCCCAGGCCGAGCCCCACAGCCTCAAGGTCGTAGCCCGCTGA
- a CDS encoding HAD-IIB family hydrolase encodes MLPLAHWPAEQRRRITGVFTDIDDTLTTEGAITAEALQALADLKAAGLAVLPITGRHIGWCVPLMDGGSTVPWPADAMVAENGALALIPKPETASPYSSHPSSHTRRQLAKLYQQDAATRAAHQARMEQVAAKVLAEVPGALRARDVGGRETDLAFDYNEHTQLPPEAVQQILAILQGAGMYTTVSSIHIHGCFDDFNKWRGARWIVRELYGRDLTQELDRWVFVGDSGNDQPMFQHFTHSVGVANIRRFEAQLQHKPRYITQGERGAGFAELVRALLRP; translated from the coding sequence ATGCTCCCTCTTGCCCACTGGCCTGCCGAACAGCGCCGCCGCATCACCGGCGTGTTCACCGACATTGACGACACGCTGACGACCGAGGGCGCCATCACCGCTGAGGCCCTGCAGGCGCTGGCCGACCTGAAGGCGGCGGGCCTGGCGGTCTTGCCCATCACCGGCCGACACATCGGCTGGTGCGTGCCGCTGATGGACGGCGGCAGCACGGTGCCCTGGCCCGCCGATGCCATGGTGGCCGAGAATGGCGCGCTCGCACTCATACCCAAGCCTGAAACAGCGAGCCCGTACAGCTCCCATCCCTCAAGCCACACACGCAGGCAGCTGGCCAAGCTGTATCAACAGGACGCCGCGACGCGTGCCGCCCATCAGGCGCGCATGGAGCAGGTGGCCGCCAAAGTATTGGCCGAAGTGCCGGGCGCGCTGCGGGCCCGCGACGTGGGCGGGCGCGAGACCGACCTGGCCTTCGACTACAACGAACACACGCAGCTGCCCCCCGAGGCCGTGCAGCAGATCCTGGCCATCCTGCAAGGGGCCGGCATGTACACCACGGTCAGCAGCATCCACATCCATGGCTGCTTTGACGACTTCAACAAATGGCGAGGCGCGCGCTGGATCGTGCGCGAACTCTACGGGCGTGATCTGACGCAGGAACTGGACCGCTGGGTCTTCGTCGGCGACTCGGGCAACGACCAGCCCATGTTCCAGCACTTCACCCACAGCGTGGGCGTGGCCAATATCCGGCGCTTCGAGGCCCAGTTGCAGCACAAGCCGCGCTACATCACGCAGGGCGAACGCGGCGCAGGCTTTGCCGAACTGGTACGGGCGCTGCTGCGCCCCTGA
- a CDS encoding peptide chain release factor 3, with amino-acid sequence MSYAPETRRRRTFAIISHPDAGKTTLTEKLLLFSGAIQIAGAVKGRKASRHATSDWMEIEKQRGISVASSVMQMQYRDHVINLLDTPGHKDFSEDTYRVLTAVDSALMVIDAANGVEAQTRRLIEVCRQRDTPIITFVNKMDREVRDPLDILDEVERELGMPCVPMTWPVGQGKSFGGIINLRTQAMTVFESGSERRPQDFETIPVGDTDKLKARFGHDYEAAVESMELATGASPVFDREAFLAGKQTPVFFGSGVNNFGVMEVLDALVDLAPSPGPRTSSLVVNKQPVVKEMQPDDNAFSGVVFKVQANMDANHRDRIAFVRVCSGKYQPGMKLKVQRSAKELRPTSVVTFMSQRREAVEEAYAGDIVGFTTHGGVQLGDTITDGSVALQYTGLPFFAPELFMTVVLKNPLRTKQLQQGLAQLGEEGAIQVFKPEMGGNMLLGAVGQLQFEVVQHRLKSEYDADVRLEGCQYTGARWITADTPAELKAFCDAYPQRLARDAADTLAYLCTSPYDVRLAQERFPKIHFHPLREHAGLALQSAG; translated from the coding sequence GTGTCCTACGCTCCCGAAACGCGGCGCCGCCGCACTTTTGCCATCATCTCGCACCCCGACGCCGGTAAAACGACGTTGACTGAAAAGCTGCTGCTGTTCTCGGGTGCGATCCAGATCGCGGGCGCCGTCAAGGGCCGCAAGGCCAGCCGCCACGCTACGAGTGACTGGATGGAGATCGAGAAGCAGCGCGGCATCTCGGTGGCCAGCTCGGTGATGCAGATGCAGTACCGCGACCATGTGATCAACCTGCTCGACACCCCCGGCCACAAGGATTTCTCGGAAGACACCTACCGCGTGCTGACCGCCGTGGACTCGGCGCTCATGGTCATCGACGCGGCCAACGGCGTGGAGGCCCAGACGCGCCGCCTGATCGAGGTCTGCCGCCAGCGCGACACACCCATCATCACCTTCGTCAACAAGATGGACCGCGAGGTCCGCGACCCGCTGGACATCCTGGACGAGGTGGAGCGCGAGCTCGGCATGCCCTGCGTGCCCATGACCTGGCCCGTGGGTCAGGGCAAGAGCTTCGGCGGCATCATCAACCTGCGCACCCAGGCCATGACGGTCTTCGAATCGGGCAGCGAGCGCCGCCCGCAGGACTTCGAGACCATCCCGGTCGGAGATACCGACAAGCTCAAGGCCCGCTTCGGCCACGACTACGAAGCTGCGGTGGAGAGCATGGAACTCGCCACCGGCGCCTCACCTGTTTTCGACCGCGAGGCCTTCCTCGCCGGCAAACAGACCCCGGTGTTCTTCGGCTCGGGCGTGAACAACTTCGGCGTCATGGAGGTGCTGGACGCGCTCGTGGACCTCGCCCCCTCGCCCGGTCCGCGCACCAGTTCGCTGGTCGTCAACAAGCAGCCCGTGGTCAAGGAGATGCAACCCGACGACAACGCTTTCTCTGGCGTGGTCTTCAAGGTGCAGGCCAATATGGACGCCAACCACCGCGACCGCATCGCCTTCGTGCGCGTCTGCTCGGGCAAGTACCAGCCCGGCATGAAGCTCAAGGTACAGCGCTCGGCCAAGGAGCTGCGGCCCACCAGCGTGGTGACCTTCATGAGCCAGCGGCGCGAGGCCGTGGAAGAAGCCTACGCTGGCGACATCGTGGGCTTCACCACCCACGGTGGCGTGCAGCTGGGCGACACCATCACCGACGGCTCCGTTGCATTGCAGTACACCGGCCTGCCCTTCTTCGCGCCCGAACTCTTCATGACCGTGGTGCTCAAGAACCCGCTGCGCACCAAGCAGCTGCAGCAGGGCCTGGCCCAGCTCGGCGAGGAAGGCGCCATCCAGGTCTTCAAACCCGAGATGGGCGGCAATATGCTGCTGGGTGCCGTGGGCCAGCTGCAGTTCGAAGTGGTGCAGCACCGCCTCAAGAGCGAATACGACGCCGACGTGCGCCTCGAAGGCTGCCAGTACACCGGTGCGCGCTGGATCACGGCCGACACCCCGGCCGAACTCAAAGCCTTCTGCGACGCCTACCCGCAGCGCCTGGCACGCGACGCGGCGGATACCCTGGCCTATCTCTGTACCTCGCCGTATGACGTGCGGCTGGCGCAGGAACGTTTCCCCAAGATCCATTTCCATCCGCTGCGCGAGCATGCGGGCCTGGCGCTGCAGAGCGCAGGCTGA
- a CDS encoding adenosylhomocysteinase, whose protein sequence is MLTPVVSQPLCIGVHMSAVLKPAQDYVVADLTLADWGRKEIKIAETEMPGLMAIREEFAAKQPLKGARITG, encoded by the coding sequence CTGCTGACTCCGGTGGTGTCCCAACCGCTATGTATTGGAGTTCACATGAGTGCCGTTCTCAAACCCGCCCAGGACTATGTCGTTGCCGATCTGACGCTGGCCGACTGGGGCCGCAAAGAGATCAAGATCGCCGAAACCGAGATGCCCGGCCTGATGGCCATCCGCGAGGAGTTCGCGGCCAAGCAGCCGCTCAAGGGCGCGCGCATCACCGG